The stretch of DNA TGAAGGTTTTGATGTCAAAGTTGTCGATGATGGGAGAGAAGGCCTGGACGCTGCGATGAATCAAGAGTTTGATTTAATTTTACTCGACCTAATGCTTCCACATTTAAATGGAATTGAAATATGCCGTAGGTTAAGAGTGGTAAAAGATACACCGGTCATTATGTTAACTGCCAGAGATAGCGTTATGGACCGAGTCATGGGTTTAGATGTGGGTGCAGATGATTACGTTTCAAAGCCTTTTTCTATTGAAGAACTATTGGCCAGAATGCGTGTGATTTTTCGGAGACAGGAGAAGCATGAAGACAGCATCGCCAAACATTTAAAGTTCAAAGAGATTGAAGTCGACACCATCTCTCGGACTGTAAAGAATAGAAGCAAAGAGGTTACATTGACAAAAAGGGAGTATGAACTTCTCTTGATGTTTATGCAAAATGTCAATCGAGTTTTAACACGTGAAATCATTTTAGAAAAAATTTGGGGATATGAGACATTTATTGAAACGAATGTGGTTGATGTATATGTTAGGTACTTACGTAACAAAATTAGTATCGAAGATGAAAACTACATCCAATCCGTTCGCGGGGTAGGGTATGTGATGAAATAATGAAGTTCAAGACGAAGTTAAAACTCAAATGGAAACTTGTTTTATGGTCGACTCTCTTAATGATAGGTTTATTTCTATCTTATAATTTATTGCAGTACTTCGTGATGAATAGTTGGATGGTTCGATATGAAGAGCAATCGATTGAGAGAAAGATGGATGCTACTCAAGAGTATTTCTCGGAGCAAGATAATCAAAACTTATCGATAAGTACGTTTAAAGAGAGTGAATCTTTTTTAGAATCTATCAATGAAAAATCAGAAACGATACGAATATATGATCGATATGGTAGAAGCGTTGTTGCAGTAAGTCAAGAGGAGGAATTAATCGTAACCGAAAAAACTGTTCAAAATGAACAGTTTGAATTACAAAAGATTGGTGATGATAGGCTCCTCATTTTCAGAAAACCACTAGTAGGAACGAATTTTGTTGGGACAATCGAAATCGTGAAAAATCTAGAAATTTTTGATGATTTGTTAGAACAATTTGGAATGATGATGTTTTTAACAGGCATTGGCGCCTTTTTTTTAAGTTTATTAGGTGCGTTATTCCTGTCAAAACAATTTTTAAAACCCATTCAGGATATTTCATATACCTTAACGAGGATAAAGAAATATGGATTGGAAGAGAGGGTAATGGTTCATCAAAATCGAGATGAAATTGCCCAACTTGCAGTTCATTTTAATGAGCTAATGGACCAATTAGAAGAGTCTTTTAATCAACAGAGACAATTTGTGGAGGATGCTTCTCACGAACTGAGAACACCACTATCTGTATTACAGGGAAACCTTATGATGTTGGAGCGGTGGGGGAAGAACAATACTGAAGTTCTCAATAAATCATTAACTTCCTCATTACGAGAAGTTGAAAGAATGAATAAGTTAGTCAAAGAATTGTTAGAACTTTCAAGGCTTGATTCTGAAACAACGAATGATTCAAACATTACACAAATTGAGCCGAAACTTGTGATTGAAAAAGTAATAAATGATTTTAGACTGACTCATCCTGATGTTGATTTTAATCTATTCTTAGCAGATAAAGCACCGATTGCGATGACAGAAAGCCATTTAGAACAAGTCGTTACCATATTAATCGATAATGCGATTAAATACTCTGACTTCAAAAGTAAGCTGGTAATTCACTATCAGTCAAAAGATCTCGAAAATGAGATAATTGTGCAAGATTTTGGAATAGGAATATCTAAAGAAGAAATCCCATTTGTCACGCACCGATTTTATCGCGTTGAAAAATCACGAAATCGTAAAAAAGGTGGTTACGGGATTGGACTTTCCATTGCTCAAAAAATCATGGATACATACATGGGAAGTATGAGAATAGAAAGTGAGGTAGGAAAAGGAACATCCGTGACACTTACTTTTCCCAATCCAAAATGATTCAAATCGTAATGATTTTATTCCCGGTAAATACCAAAAAAACTCTTCCATATTAAAGAGTGTAGGAGGACATTTTTTACTATTAGTTCGAAATGGTGTGATTCATGCATGGATAAAAAAATTAAACTTTCGATTTTTTTAATCATCGGCTTATTTTCCTTTATCGGTTTTGGGGTAATGGCTATTTTGGTTCATGGTCAAAAAGTGATTAAATTTGATGATATAGTCATCAACTCAATTCAAGGATTAGAGACCCCTTTTTTGACGACAATCATGAGGTTTTTCACTTTCCTTGGGTCTATTACAGCCATCGTATTGTTGGCGGTTGTAATTATGTTAATTTTCTATTTTGTGTTTAAAATCAGATCAGAATTACTTTTATTTTTAGGCGTGATTGTAGGCGCGAATATCCTTTTTATCACGTTAAAACTTATTTTTCATAGAGCACGTCCAGACCTGCATCGACTCATTGAAATTACGGGGTATAGTTTTCCTAGTGGGCATTCCACGAATGCAATAGCTATCTATGGTATCCTCTCATTTATTCTGTGGCGACATATTCCCATCAAATGGGAACGAACTGTTGTAGTAATTTTAAGCGTTCTGATGATTTTAGCAATTGGTATTAGTCGAGTTTATTTAGGCGTTCATTATCCGAGTGATGTGATCGGTGGATATTTTGTTGGAGGTTTTTGGTTAATAATTAGCATTTGGCTATATCAGTTCTACAAAGAAAGGTTATATGAACGAAAACATAATCTCAAAGTTGATAAATAAGCAATGTCTTTTATCTATATCGTACAGTTTTTCATAGGACTTCACTTTTCGAAAACTCGGATGCTGCCTTTCTTACAACGCTTAACCTGAAAATTCCCAAACAAAAAGACCCTCTCAAAGTGTCCCGAGAAGGTCTTTTGCATTTTTAATATAATTCAACCAGTGCAGGATATCCTTTGGAGTGATCAATTGGTAACGCTTTCCTGTGTGTGTGAAAAATTCAGTGATAAATCGTTGCCATGAAGAAAAAAGACATCAACTGGTCCGAACGGTCGATTCATATCCCGAATGGAAAACGGCCAGTATCGTCCTCTTCACGAAGGAATGTGAGGAACACTTGAAAGTCTATCTTGAACCTCAGTGGGACGACCTGCCATATCTGTTTCTGAATACATCCAATAGCGAGCAGATTTGCAGGCGGACCATTCAAAAGCGGTTTACGCGTTAAACCAATAAGCTTGGCTTTAAGCTGACCCCACATACGCTCAGACATACGTTCGCAGCACACCTCGCCATCAAAGGGATGCCGCTCGTGTGTATCCAGACCCTGTTGGGCCATCACGATTTGAAACAGAAGCAATACTACGTAAGGCTCTACGACCATGCCCGGAAAGCCATCTATGACGAATGGATGTAATTTAGGGGATATAGGGAATCTTCGCAAAAAAATTATATTAACGCAAATAACCTACCATTCATAAAATGCCCAAAACCCTTGAATATAAGGGTTTTGGGCATTTTTGTTTAGGTGTTAAGGTTAAGAAAAGAGGGATTAACGCAAAAACGACTGAAAATCGAGCAAATTCGAAGGAATAAATGAAGATAAGGGTTGTTTTCTATCGAGTTAAACCTGAATATAAGGTTTTTGCAGAAACGGATGAAATATATTTTATGAAAAAGCGAGAGTAATCGGTGAAGCCATTGGGAATTTAATTCAATATATTGGCGACCAGTTTGTTAAATATAGAGTGAGACATTTAATAATGAATGGAGTCTTTGAAATAGAAGGTATTCCAAAAGCAATGAGGTTTTACAGTGTGAAACTCCGTTAATCTTCTTAAACTAACGGATGCTTTAGTCAAGTAGAGCAACGTCTTTTAAGACGTTGCTACATTTACATATAAAAGTACTTCTGATAAACAACCGGTTATAGCAGGTTCAAACATTGCAGTGGTTACAGGATTGTTTAAAAATACTTCCTACTATTTAAGAGTAAAAGTAGTAGGCGGCTTGAACGATGGTATATCTAACGTTGTTACGGTAATAACAGCAGATCCATTACTACCTGCTAAAAAGAACAACAATTAAAACCGCAATCATGAATGTGAAAAGCCGTTCACAGGCAGTCATTTATGCCGTTCGAAATCAACTTGTTCCGTTTTCTTATTTAAAAATCACTTATAAAAAAATGTCCTGTCCCTTATTATGTCCCTCTTGGTATAGCACTTTTGTTTTATGCAGGTATAGAACCAAAGAACAGCAAAAGATACATCCTATGTTTAATTTTCAGAAAAATATAAATGTGGGATGATAAGGGTTAATTGGTTTATATTTCTGAATATTTAATGAATAGATGTTGAAAACCCCAGTTGATACCAGATTAGTTGAAAAATTTTGAAAACCTGATGTTGAAAGACAGATCAGTGTATTAAATGTGAAGTTAAGTCATTGGCACGATACCTTTACATTTTTACAAATATATTAATTTACTTTTAGTTAGATAGGGGAGAGGAATGAGGAAAAGGAGAAACAAAAAAATTATTATTAGAATCATTGTTTCGTTCGTAATTCATTGCACTAAATGTGTAATAAAGAGACAGGGACTTGGAGGAAAGAAAATGGGGAAAAAAGCAAACAATAAAAGTAAGGTCTTAAAAAGCTTATCTGTATTTGCTCTATCATCTAGAAAACGTAAGTTAAAGTACATTTTAGCAACTACGACGATGAGTGCTTTATTATTGTCATCTGTCATTCCGTACAACGTGCTAGCGGCATCATCAACACCTATCGATCCTTTTCATCAGGATTCGAGCGTTCCACAGTTGACGAAAGAACAGATTGCGGCATTGAATCAGTACAGCATAGGTGGTCCAGAAATTTCGTCTAAGATCAACACTTCAAGCGCGGAATCTGTTCGCGTCATTGTTGAATTCAAGCAAGCACCGGCGAAAGTAGCTGTCATGCAGGCACAATTAGCTGGAGACAAGACAACATTAGAAGAAGAAACACAAGACGTAAGCGATTCGCACAAACAGTTTCGTGCATTTGTGGATGGATTGTCTCAGCACAAAGCTGGCCCAAGTGTTAATGCAGTTACTAAGCAAACTTTAGCTAGTGAAGAAGATGCTGGAGATTCATCTGCCATCCAAATTACAAGAGAATATAAGAACGCGTTAAATGGGGTTGCCATGACGCTTCCAGGAAACATGGTCGAGAGACTATTCGAATCTGGTC from Paenisporosarcina sp. FSL H8-0542 encodes:
- a CDS encoding response regulator transcription factor, whose translation is MKKILLIEDEDSISEFLELELKHEGFDVKVVDDGREGLDAAMNQEFDLILLDLMLPHLNGIEICRRLRVVKDTPVIMLTARDSVMDRVMGLDVGADDYVSKPFSIEELLARMRVIFRRQEKHEDSIAKHLKFKEIEVDTISRTVKNRSKEVTLTKREYELLLMFMQNVNRVLTREIILEKIWGYETFIETNVVDVYVRYLRNKISIEDENYIQSVRGVGYVMK
- a CDS encoding HAMP domain-containing histidine kinase, coding for MIGLFLSYNLLQYFVMNSWMVRYEEQSIERKMDATQEYFSEQDNQNLSISTFKESESFLESINEKSETIRIYDRYGRSVVAVSQEEELIVTEKTVQNEQFELQKIGDDRLLIFRKPLVGTNFVGTIEIVKNLEIFDDLLEQFGMMMFLTGIGAFFLSLLGALFLSKQFLKPIQDISYTLTRIKKYGLEERVMVHQNRDEIAQLAVHFNELMDQLEESFNQQRQFVEDASHELRTPLSVLQGNLMMLERWGKNNTEVLNKSLTSSLREVERMNKLVKELLELSRLDSETTNDSNITQIEPKLVIEKVINDFRLTHPDVDFNLFLADKAPIAMTESHLEQVVTILIDNAIKYSDFKSKLVIHYQSKDLENEIIVQDFGIGISKEEIPFVTHRFYRVEKSRNRKKGGYGIGLSIAQKIMDTYMGSMRIESEVGKGTSVTLTFPNPK
- a CDS encoding phosphatase PAP2 family protein, encoding MDKKIKLSIFLIIGLFSFIGFGVMAILVHGQKVIKFDDIVINSIQGLETPFLTTIMRFFTFLGSITAIVLLAVVIMLIFYFVFKIRSELLLFLGVIVGANILFITLKLIFHRARPDLHRLIEITGYSFPSGHSTNAIAIYGILSFILWRHIPIKWERTVVVILSVLMILAIGISRVYLGVHYPSDVIGGYFVGGFWLIISIWLYQFYKERLYERKHNLKVDK
- a CDS encoding DUF3658 domain-containing protein, which codes for MFYEKARVIGEAIGNLIQYIGDQFVKYRVRHLIMNGVFEIEGIPKAMRFYSVKLR